The genomic interval CCAGGCCTTCCATGCTTCACGGGCTTGTATGATATTGAGAATTCAGCCAAGTAATGACCAATCATCTCGGGCTGATGtcagaaaaatcaaaaataagaTAACAATCTTGATTATGCACTAGTTAAACCTAGTAAAATAGTTACCTTGATTTCAACCTGATTGAAGGTTTTTCCATTGTATACGCCAATGATGTTGCCGATCATCTCTGGGACTATGATCATGTTCCTAAGATGCGTCCTCACAGGCTCTGGCTTTTCACCAGCAGGTGCATCTCGCTTCTGAATATTGTGTCGACAATAAACAAGGTGATTCAGTTAATAGAATCGCATACTGAGAAATCAGATATTGATATGAACATCAATTTTGTGTTAAATTGGTTATAGAATCAGATACTGAGAATTCAGATATTAATATGAATGGTAAATTTGTGCTAAATTCAGATATTAATATGAATGGCAAATTTGTGCTAAATTCAGATATTAATATATAGAAATCCTTAGACATCACCCAGCTATTTAACTTGTGTTGTTTTGATGCCACATTTAGGCTATCGAACCATTACACGAGTCAGAAAGAAATAATGTTTAATACTATCTAAAACCTTAAGAGACAGGATAAATAACAAATACCTTTTGGCAACTTCATGGTTTTGGTAAATTCTAGTAACCAGACAAACTGTGTTGCAGGAACAATGACATGGTAAATACTTTGAAACAACCTATCCAAAGATGTGTATCACCACAAAACTAGACACACAGAACCACACTTCCATAAACAATATATGTATGCATATGAATAATCTCAGAAGCAATTACACTTGTCGCAGTTTTTAAGGAACTACcattatgcatattttaatgtATGTAATAAGGTTTAGAAGACCTAATTTAAACAAGAAAATGTATCACTTAGCAAAACTACCTTGATGATTGCACCATTTAAGTTGATAATAAACTTTCATAAGAAATTTCactaaacaaaataaatgctcatattcCCACCAAGAAATGCAAGAAAAAACAAATTTACACTTCCAGCTAAAATTAGTATGTTGATGTGTTTTGGATTCTTATATTTTTATATGCAAGAAAAAtaggaacaataattaaaattgaattgtaaGCTTACAAAGAAAGCACCGATGGTGACAACATGTAAGCTTGAGCTCTGGCTTTGAGCCTGATATTTCCTGGAAATATACCTGATGAAACAGATAGCGATCACTTAATATATCATAATCAAAGAAGAAAGTTTAAGATCAACAGGTAGAAAGGCACGCAGAATAACTACTTGTAATGAAGTATTTTAATGTTCAAAACAGAAATTGCTTCAAATACAATTGACCTATTAGCTGAATGTCAACACTTGCTCATTAAATCAGGAAATAGGGCAGAGCACAGACCCCATTTGGCAATGGCACCATGATAGTGGGCTTCCCTGGAGcggagcaagaagaggacgtcgacCTTGATTTCCACTCGTACCTCGTGACTCCTAATCCCCTCTCCCTTGACCTCTCTCGCCTCAGCTTCTCTTCAGCCGAGAGATTATTCTCATCGAGGCCGCCTCCATCAGGCAGGCAAAACACAAGCTCCTGCCGCCATGAGGCAACATCAAAGGCGAAGACTTTACGGTGGAGGGTACCATCGGGGCTGAAGAGATAGGAGATCAAGCGCCCATCGGGGCTGAAGCTGATGGAAGAGGGAGCGACGTATCCCGTAAGAGGGTACTGGACGATCTCCTCCACAGGAAAGAGGAAAGAGTCTTCCTTGGAATCAGTAAGGGGCATCTCGACTTCGCAGTGGCGCACTTCTTCGAAAAAGTCTCCTTCTCGCCGTCCTCCGCGGCCGCCTTGTCCTGCATCAAGAATGGAAGATACGCAGGGGGAGAGGAAGGGCCGGAGAGGCCGCCGGAACAAGAATGAGCCGTCG from Zingiber officinale cultivar Zhangliang chromosome 6B, Zo_v1.1, whole genome shotgun sequence carries:
- the LOC121991230 gene encoding 40S ribosomal protein S15-4-like, which translates into the protein MSKDFYILISEFSTNLPFILISEFSTNLPFILISEFSKRDAPAGEKPEPVRTHLRNMIIVPEMIGNIIGVYNGKTFNQVEIKPEMIGHYLAEFSISYKPVKHGRPGIGATHSSRFIPLK